One genomic region from Vitis riparia cultivar Riparia Gloire de Montpellier isolate 1030 chromosome 17, EGFV_Vit.rip_1.0, whole genome shotgun sequence encodes:
- the LOC117905231 gene encoding transcription factor MYB8-like, translating to MVAMRKPAGYGEKKSTKKRVGSEKKFTNKGAWSKQEDQKLIDYIQKHGEGCWSSLPQSAGLLRCGKSCRLRWVNYLKPDVKRGNFGEDEEDLIIKLHALLGNRWSLIAGRLPGRTDNEVKNYWNSHLKKKLMRMGIDPNNHRLGERASGTSKSFESRDQTSNPLISAADNNAVLDSTCGSASKTTSSLPDLNLNLNVGAPSVDEQMQLTGANSHKELEPAPFTTLLLFG from the exons ATGGTTGCAATGAGGAAGCCTGCAGGCTATGGTGAGAAGAAAAGCACAAAGAAAAGAGTTGGGTCTGAAAAGAAATTCACTAACAAGGGGGCTTGGTCCAAGCAAGAAGACCAGAAGCTCATTGATTATATCCAAAAGCATGGTGAAGGTTGCTGGAGCTCACTTCCTCAGTCTGCAG GCTTGCTTCGTTGCGGGAAAAGTTGCCGGCTGAGATGGGTGAACTACCTAAAGCCTGATGTTAAGCGTGGGAACTTTGGGGAAGACGAAGAGGACCTCATCATTAAGCTCCATGCGCTTCTTGGAAACAG GTGGTCATTGATAGCGGGAAGATTGCCCGGAAGGACAGACAATGAAGTAAAGAACTATTGGAATTCTCATCTAAAGAAAAAGCTAATGCGGATGGGCATTGATCCTAATAACCATCGCCTCGGAGAAAGGGCTTCGGGTACTAGCAAATCATTTGAATCCAGGGACCAGACAAGCAATCCTCTAATCTCAGCTGCCGATAATAATGCAGTCTTGGATTCTACATGTGGCTCAGCGAGCAAGACAACAAGCAGTTTGCCTGACCTAAACCTTAATCTCAATGTGGGGGCTCCATCAGTAGATGAACAAATGCAGCTAACTGGGGCAAATAGTCATAAGGAACTTGAACCTGCTCCCTTTACAACTCTACTTCTTTTTGGATGA